From the genome of Mya arenaria isolate MELC-2E11 chromosome 5, ASM2691426v1:
TCGCCTACAATAACACAAACATGGTCTGCCCAACTGTAGTTTCTGTCCGCGTACAATACAGCACAATCAGCACTTGAACCTCCATTTGGTTGGGTTGAGTCCCAGTCTGAAAGGTTTTGAAAACTGTCAATCCCTGCAAACATCAATCTTACAGTAGTGTCGTAAAATCAAGCTGAGAACCTGTGTTTATATTAGCAGCATATAAAAGCATGTTCTACCAAACGTGTTAATATCGATAGCAAtacgtattttattttaacttcagCTGACGATTAACCATggttacaaataaataatagtattactaacaatattaaaatgcgCAATGTCTGACACCATACAATGTCCCTTCACTTCATTGTCTTACCAAAGAATGTGACGAGCGAGTTATCGGACGTGTACCTCCATACTCCGTCAACCATGTCTTGCATTCCGATCCACCAAAGCTTTACTTCAATAATCAGATGTATATGATGTGTAGTCTACGGTATATTTGttaagtaaaataatgttttacttgcATTAgtaattcttattttaaactaaCTGTTTTAGTAGTTAGTTTTTATACAACTTTATAACATCTTATATTAAGAACAAAACATAACTGGTAAAGTGATCAATACCACCCACAGGCAACCTGAATGATTGTAATGAGTTCAAGTGCTACCATGAAAAAGGTTGTTTGCGTACGATCGATTTTCTTGCTTGAATGtccctaaaatatattttgcatactTTTAGCGTTCGTTCCAACACCTTTACATTACGGAAAGTATTATTAAAATGGTAATGCTAAATGGACTCGGAACTTCAAAATATACTCGAACGGTGAAAGACTAGAGCTTAAACCATAATGCCTTACCTTTTAAAGTGACATATGCATGgtcatttaacaatttttgcatttatttagtttgaagagtccttcaaaattaatttaacaagTATCATATAAccacaaaagaaacaaaatatttctttgttggTACCCGACCATATATGACCCCTATTCACAAAGGCAATTCCCCATTACTTCTTACATTTGTCTAAAAACGTCGGAGTAGTCAGCCCTTGGTATATGTTTAAGTAGGCAACATTTCTAACAAGCTACATCTAGTGAAAACAATGAAGGTTTTAGCacacttgtttttgtttttgtcaagaaTAAACATCACCCCAATTATCAACTTGAGAATCATCATATCATAGGAACATACAGTCGGAATAATAAATCTAtgattatgacgtcattgttctTGTCAATGTTGCGGTTTGATTGAATTTGCGCATACACATGTAAACGGTTTGACAATTAGTggctatgttttatttgaacGTTATAAATATCGATAACATTAAAAATCGGTTGccacataattatattgctaATGTTCAATCGTAAACAATTAttccaaatttaaattttaagcaatattttatttgtcatgTCTAGATAGTATATAAATGCAGTTGGGTACACTTGCACATTTCTCAAAAGCATTTATCATGAAATTTGGTCTGTGACACTCCTTAAACAGCGACCAATTCTTAATTCATATcaaatttaatactttttgcAGCTTGTTATAGGCAAGAACCAGGTCGAGAACAAATATTATTGGGGGAAACAACCCTTTAATACATCTACAAATCAATTAGTAAAAGTTTAAGATTTATACATGAATTTGATGGGTACATTCTGGCCGCATCCTTGATGAAGTTATTCTCCTCTTCGTCATCAACATGAACAACATGTCCGCCTTTCTGACTGCAAAATGCCTAAAAATAAGCCGTAACAGCTTAGTTTGCCAGGTACATTATGATAATTAAAGTTTACAGATAAGTTATACGGTACAGCCTGACAATAATTTAGAAGTCCGAATATTCGATAAAAACCGAAAGTGATATCATATTGTAAGTAGTATTCCCATTTAGAAAGTTTGTTTTACCTCAGCCATCACGAACGACATCATATCCTTGTTGTTAAATAGGTAGCACGACCCCTCGTACGCTATCCAGCCATTTGGACATCCAGTTAACAGTTGTGGCAGTGAGTGGCCTGTATTAAAAAAGATCGGGATATTTTCCGTTTAAGAGAATCAATGTTTCAAATAAGGGTcattaaattacttaaaaaccTTCTATTAACTTTCATGCCATTTAATAAGAAGCATcctcattcattcattcatttatttcatgaacaGATAAAGACGCCAAATATGAGTAATACATTCGCACGACTCCAGTATTTGTGTGCGTACACGCGTCTCGACACGTATGGGTAAttgaatgtatataaacatatattcataaGTTCCGGAGCAAATTAGTCATTGCAGAAGGAGTTTAAGTAATACAAACAGTATAGTTGTCAATTAGATAGATACAATAATTGATGATAATGTGTACAGCGTTAACTATAGAATATGGATTACTATACATGGTTTGGAATATActattgaattaataaaaatgatctaCCTACCAGCAACAGAAGACACTAAGAATGCCAAGACTACGACGCCGATTAAACCTTCCATGTCCACAACTGAATGATGTGTGAAACGTTTGCTTGCTGAACTTCAAATGCGATTGAATCTGTAACTTCTTCCTACAAGATGACTTGGTGATTAAGGTGTTTATTTTCCTTCTCGAATTCCTTAGTTTAAATGATCACACCTCTTTTGTTCTTAAACAGCTTTAAGGGTACTTTTGGTTTGTATCTGAACATAAATAAGATTCATAAACCAACCATCAAGTAGGTGATTCACTGAGTTTAAAGGGACAAAAATGAGCGTTAACTGTAATGGCAAATATGTTATCATTAGTTTAATCGAttgaaaatatctttgtttaaatgggTGTGTATGGTTAGTAAACAGGAATATATAGAGTTAACTGTACCATTCATCAGTATGTTTTTGCGTagttaaaaaggaaataatttcCTTGATTTTGGTAACTTATAAAAACAACGTTTGCTGACCTAAGACAATAAATAGCAACAGTTTTTTTA
Proteins encoded in this window:
- the LOC128235005 gene encoding perlucin-like protein, with the translated sequence MEGLIGVVVLAFLVSSVAGHSLPQLLTGCPNGWIAYEGSCYLFNNKDMMSFVMAEAFCSQKGGHVVHVDDEEENNFIKDAARMYPSNSLKLWWIGMQDMVDGVWRYTSDNSLVTFFDWDSTQPNGGSSADCAVLYADRNYSWADHVCVIVGDYTAYAICEAKYMKSYWLQ